The nucleotide window GGCGATGTTTTTGCGCTCTACCTCTATCCGCCGGGGCCGGTCGAGCAGGTCGTCGGCCAGCCGCTTGATGCTGGCGGAATAGGTGGCCGAAAAGAGGAGCGTCTGCCGCTTTTTCGGGAGGTATTCCGAAACCCGCATGATGTCGTCGATGAACCCCAGGTCCAGCATCCGGTCAGCCTCGTCGAGGACGAGGAACTGGACGGTGGAGAGGTTGACAGTGCCCCTTTCAGCGTGGTCCAGGAGCCGACCCGGCGTCGCCACCACGATGTCGACACCCCGGTGTAGCCGCTCGATCTGGGCCTGGATGGTGACGCCGCCGTAGATCATGGTGGAGCGCAGCGACAGGCGCCGGGCATAGGCATTCATCTCGTTGCTCACCTGTGCGGCCAACTCCCGGGTCGGGACCAGCACCAGCGCCCGGGGAATGCGGCGCTTCCGGGTGATCTCCTGTTCGCCCAGCATCTGGACGATGGGGAGCGCGAAGGCAGCGGTCTTGCCGGTACCGGTCTGGGCGCCGCCGAGAATGTCGGCGCCCTCCAGGATGGCGGGGATGGCTGACGCCTGGATCGGAGTCGGCTCGGTATAGCCCCGGGAGGCTACGGCGCTGAGAAGCTCGGAGTTTAGGCCGAGGGAATCGAAAAGCATGGATGGCTCCTTAATGCTGGAATAGATTGGTTCGGACGTCCCAGTGAGGGGTCAGACGTCCCAGTGAGGGGTCAGGTCTTGAAATATCATTTTTTGCCACAATTGATGACCTTGCTGATCGTCGTGTAGTGAACCCCGAGTGCCTGCGCTATCTCCGTCAGCGTATAGCCGTATGTGCCATAGGCGTGGCGGATCAACCGGTTACGCTCCTGCTTATCAGCTACAGCCTCCAGTAAGAAAATCTCGGCGGCAGCGGGACGACCCACATGGCGCTGCTGTCGTGGGATCTCCCTGATGGTTTCTCTTCCGCCTATCATTTCCTTCGCGTTTTGAATGAACTCTTCGGTCCCCAAGATTATCTGCCCTGCAAGCTTGGCCCATGGCGATACGCTCGCCGCCATTCCCTCTTTCACGAATCGACGATACAGGCGGCGAGACTCCGACAGCGAAGAGGAAAAATTGGCAAGGAGCCAATCTGTACAGAGAAACGCCGGTACATCAGCTTTGCCGATGGTAGGGAGATAACTGCTCCATCGGTATTGCTCAGGTTGCTCGACTATCCCTGCGCGCACAGTGTTTAGCACAACATAACGGCAGAGCTCAATAAGGTGACTCTCCTTCTCAACCAGAACCGACTTGAACCGTCCCTTGAAAACGTGCCCATCCTTGCCGTGCTTTCGATTGTATGCCTGGGTGTAGACGCCGTTCAAATGGCGCATCCCGGCAGAGAGATTACTATCCTGGGTTTCAATGAGAAGGTGGTAGTGATTATCCATGAGGCAGTAGGCGTGGCAAAGCCAATTGAAGCGCTTCACCACTTGGCCGAGGACATTCAGGAATATGTGACGGTCATCGTCATCTTCGAAGATGGCTGAACGCGCATTGCCGCGAGAAGTTACGTGATAGACGGCACCGGGGAATTCTATGCGTAAAGGGCGAGCCATGGGGGGATTATAGCGTGAAATGCTTATATTTCAAGACCTGACCCCGCGGACTCATTCAAGACCTGACCCCGCGGACTCATTGTAGGCGTGACAAAGCCAGTTAAAGCGTTTCACTGCCTGGCCGAGGACACTCAGGAATAGTTGACGGTCATCGTCATCGTCGAAGATGGCTGAACGTGCGTTACCACGAGAGGTTATGTGATAGACGGCACCGGGGAATTCTATGCGTAAAGGACGAGCCATGCAGGGACTATAGCATGAAATACTTATATTTCAAGACCTGACCCCGGAGATTTTTCCAAGAATGGGCAGAAGGATTATCAGCAGGCCCTGGGCTGTTTCCAGCAGCTCGTCAGGGACTACCCTGAGAGCCCCTACCGGCAGAACAGCGAGACGATGATCTTCACCTTAAGCAATGTCGTGCTCAAGGACGCGACGATTGCCACGCAGCAGGCACAGATCGACACGCTCCGCCGTGAGCTTGCCGGCAGGGAGGGAGAGATTGCGGCACTGCAGGAAAATATCAAGGCCCTCAAGCAGAAGGTTTTCGTCGTTGCCACCCGGAGCGGAGCGGTGGACAGGATTTTGATAGAAAAGAACGAGCGGCGGCTGACGTTGCTTGCCAAGGGCGAGGCACTCAAAACCTACAGGATCGCCCTGGGGGGCAACCCGGTTGGCCCGAAGGAGCGGCAGGGGGATAATAAGACTCCGGAGGGGATCTACGTCATCGATGCCAGAAATAAGGACAGCGGCTATCACCTGTCGCTGCACATTTCCTATCCGAACGAGAAAGACAGAAAGCGGGCACGGGCACTGGGGGTCTCTCCAGGCGGGGATGTCATGATCCACGGCATCAAGAACGGTTTCTCGTGGGTCGGTAATGCCCACGCCGAAGTAGACTGGACCAAAGGATGCATTGCCGTGAGCGACGAGGAGATAGAGGAAATAGCACGAGTTGCGCCCAGCGGCACGATCGTTGAGATACGGCCGTAGCAGAGCCATCATCTCCACGTCGGCAATATTTTTGACAGGATAATCGGATGAGACGTTGGAACAACTAAGGGACTCGGAGCTAACCAATATGCCGTTTTCCATCTCATCTTCAGGCCATCTTTACCACCCCTTCGATCACAAAATCCTCAGCGTGATTGCTGCCGCACGGGGTGATATGATACCGGGTAACCGGTTACTATTATTCGGGCGATTCTGGGCAGTGTGGGATGTATAGTGGGATAGACAAAATATGGGAAGTGTCCCTAATTATTCTTCCATTTAAAGTGTGTTCCACCTCCACGGGATGTCAGGGTATAGACTCTTCATCTCCGTGTCATCAAGGATCGAGGCCTAATTTGTGGGTGGTATGATGCGGGTAACCTGCGGCTATTACGCGAAGGCCTATTGGGACATCACCTTCGGCCACGAAAAATTGAGGCGACGGGATACATTATTGAGCCATGCCGGAACATGCCCTTTCCGTTGGAGGACATAATCCCCCCAAACAGACTGCCAATCCAAGCTTTCAATCATGTCAGGAAAGAATCTATCGCACCATGCGACGGTACAAAGCCAGTAGGATTCTGCTTCTTTTTTCGCTACCGTCGTTAAGTTGCTCCAGTTGGAAATGACTTTTGCAAAGGCTTCTGAGCGCGATTCCTGATCTTCTGACCAGCACCCATATACAAATGCAGCATAAAGCTCCAACAGTAGACGGCGATGAGAAGGGACCGATAATAATAACTGTGTCAGTTCGATGATTTTTCCAGGGTAATTTGATAGCCAGCTGAGGAAGCTTTCATAACAGACGGTGCAATACAAGTCGTCTGCAAAACGCTTCAGGCTCTTCTCAGCCAGACGCTGGCGAATTGCCAAGGCCTGCCGTACATACAAAAGGGCCTCCTCGTCCTTGCCGGCATCGCTCAAGTGAGTCGCATATCTGTTAAGCGACATCGCCAAATCAGGATCATAGCGATCAGGATTCTTCTGCGCCAGGCGCTGGTTAATTGCCAAGGCCTGTTGCGCATACACAATAGCCTCTTCGCTCTTACCGGCATCGCCCAAGTGAGCTGTATAGTTATTAAGCGACGTCGCCAAATCAGGATCGTAACGATCTGGATTCTTCTGCGCTAGACGCTGGTTAATTGCCAAAGCCTGTTGCACACACACAAGACCCTCCTCGCTCTTGCCGGCATTGCCCAAGTCAGCCGCATAGTTGTTAAGCGACATCGCCAAATCAGGATCATAGCGATCAGGATTCTTCTGCGCTAGACGCTGGCGGATTGTCAAAGACTGTTGCGCATATTCAAGGGCCTCTGCGTTCTTGCCGGCATCGCTCAAGTGTGTCGCATAGTTGTTAAGCGACGAGGCGAGATCGGGCTCATAACGATCAGGATTTTTCTGCGCCAGATGCTGGCGGATTGTCAAAGACTGTTGCGCATACTCAAGGGCCTCTTCGTTCTTGCCGGCATCGCTCAAGTGTGTCGCATAGTTGTTAAGCGACGAGGCGAGATCGGGCTCGTAACGATCAGGATTTTTCTGCGCCAGCCGTTGGTAGATTGTCAAGGCCTGTTGCGCATACTCGAGGGCCTCTTCGTTCTTGCCGGCATTGCTCAAGTGAGCCGCATAGTTGTTAAACGACGTGGCAAGATCGGGCTCATAACGATCAGGATTTTTCTGTGCCAGACGCTGGCGAATTGCCAAGGCCTGTTGCGCATACTCAAGAGCCTCTTCGTTCTTGCCAGCATCGCTCAAGTCAGATGCATGATTGCTGAGCGACTTCGCATAGCCAGCTTCGTATTTTTTTTTGTCGCTGGTGAACAACTGTTCAAACAACTTAAGTGCCCGCAAGGAGTGAGCTAACGCGCTTTCATTTCGTCCCGCAATTGACAAGGATAAAGAATAATTTCCTAAGGCACTGGAGTACTCAGCCAAGAAAGCAAGATGATTTGGTTTCTTCTCCAATTTTTGTCTGGCTTTTTCCGCCATAAATTCAGCCATGACGCAACTCAATCCGGCAAGTTGCACCGATTCCCGTGCAACAACTGACGTAAGCATTCCAGTAACCTGACTTCTTGCTGCGGGTGCCAACCGAAGATATGCCACCTCAGCAAGTATCGGCAAGTCACTTGGCGTTTCGACAGCTACTGCAACAAGGTCTTGACAACAATCGGCATAATGACTCGTCAAAACAGTAATGAGCGTTTCATATAGTTCGATACGACTGCCTGATAAACGAGCCAAAACGGTCAATGCATGACGACGAATGGTTTGGCTTGCAGTTCTGGCAAGCACCGCATTCAATAAGTTCCCGCATTCGGGCTGCAGCAGGGTTTGGGCAACCAGCGCTTCACCGAGTATATCTGGCCGAAAGGCCTGTAATCCCTGTTTACCGGGATAAAGCGGAGCCAATGTGCTAAATAAAGTATTGAAGTCAGAGCCGCTGAGTACGCTCAGCCCTGCCGCAGACCAATAGCTGCCGGCTTCTTTAGGGGTCGCGAAGCCGCCGGCCAGAGTTGCAAGAGCCAGCAACTGCTGGGCAAGACTCTCTGGCTCAGCCCAACCAAAAGTGTTGAACAACCCCCGCCAGTAACGTCGTTCATGATGCAACAGTGCCCTAGTCAGACCCTCAGCAGTGATCGGTCGCTCTCCATGGAGCGCCAGTAAAGCAGCCATTTGAACGTAGAGTGGCCGCTCAAAATAATCGAACGATAGATCTGGTGATATATCCGGAGCAGTGACATTGAGTGCTTCAGCAAAGCTCTGCAACGCCCGCTGATAGGCGTGTTTACGACCTTGCATATCAGAGTGTAGCGCAGGGAGGTTAAAAAGACTTGTTGCATAGCTGCTCAGCAGGTTTTCACAAACTGAATCCTTGCTCGGAAGATTATCCCACCATTCACCACCAGCCCTTGCAAGTAAAAGTAGTCGAACAGAATGATCATTAGGTGCCTTGAGCATGGCTCTAATGAGAGCGAGCAAGGCTGTTTGGCGAGTTTCAGCATAATCAATGACTATTAGGAGTGACTTGTGACAGTTTTTAAGAGTCTGCCATATCGAGGGGATGTCTAAAGTGGTATCAAGAAATCCCGCCACCCAGCCTACAGAGAGACGTTGCCGGCAAAGTTCTAGTGCCAGCCTCGTTTTACCTGCACCTCCAGGGGCTGCGATAAGCCTTATCGCTTGCGCCCATTCGGGGGTGTCGAGCCATGCATTCAGTAGGTCGACCTCCGGTTGACGGGCCGGATCAAAACACACGACCTCCTCTTCGGCGCGTAATAACATGCTATCCGTCAAACCAATGCCGAGCTTCCACTGTTTTGATGGGATGTGCAAGGGCGTAACAGAAGGAGAATATGCTTTCTCATGTGAATCAAGCTCCGGAGTAAGAGGGATGCAAGGGGGTACAGCTTTGTGGATGCTGCCTTGATGCAAAGGCCAATCAAAAGCCTTCGTTGCTTGCCCGACACAGGATGTCCAGGAATAGACTCCAAGCATATTACGCAACGCACCTGCCTTACGACGAGCATCACTTGGATTTTTTGCAATATCTTTCAGAGCTTCAACGACATCGCACACGTCATTCTGATGAAAAAATGGTTCTTCAACAGAACCACGTACGTCAATTGGATAAACGCAACCAGGTCCTGCAGGATGTTCTTCTTTCAATAATTGATATACGCCACTTTTCTTGCTGATTATCAATGGAACCCCTGCAGCAATCGCCTCCCATGCCACTAATCCAAACCCTTCATGCCAGGAAGGCATTAGAGCAACGCTTGCGGCACTCAAATCTTCATACAGTGTTTCCCTGTCTTGGGTGAACGGAAGCGCGTGCAAATTGATCACACATTTTGCATACTCTTCAGCAAACTTTCGCAACTCAGTTTCAACGTTTGATTCAGGTGCTGCTTTTCGCTCAGATTCGAAATCGACACCACGTAATACTAGTTTCGGCTCATTGCACAAGGCCTCCGGCATACTGTTGTTTCGAGCTTCATTATGGGCTTGTGCAAATGCTGCAATACTAAGATGTCCTTGTTTAATGCGTGCGGAATCATGACTTAGGCGACCACTCATAAATGCAGTAAAAAACTTTGGAGCCTGACGGACTTTAATTTCCGCCAAACCAGGGATTAGCATGTGAACAGATTTTCCCGTATCTAAGCGGTCACTGGCGGCATCTCGCAGTAAAGGACCCACTGCCAGCACCACATCAGCCTGGCGTAACAACGCCCTTTGTACTTGAACTTTTTCGTAGGCACTCTGGGAATTTTCGGCAAAAGCTTCATAGTGGTTATAGCTCATGTGATGGATAATGGCAGAACGGCTTCCTGTAGATTTAGCAGCTGTTATTGCAGCCGCACCGGTTATTCGATCATGCCCGAGCCATATGGTGTTTTCTTCCTTAAAGGTAATTCCATTTTTTTCCAAACTATTAATAGCGATAGTGGCCTCTTCAGCACCTAACTCGTTACTTGCAGCCTTGTAAGGTAAGGGAACTAGTTTCACTTTACATTTCCATGCTTCAGCCATCTCTTCATCTGTAGCACTCATAACTATGCAAACAACTTGAACCCTTCGAGAATAAGCAACTCCGAAGGCATTAAGAAAATCAGTATTGAAGCTATTTATCCCTCCATACTTGCTGCCCCACTGAGTGGCGAACGAAATCAGGCTGTACATGAGCCCCCCCTAAACATCAAATAACGAATAAGGGCGCCGTAGCGGGCGCCCTTATCCATTCCATCTACCTGCAAATTTATTCTTTATCCTCTCCACTGCCTCAATTACATTCTCGCGATTGCCGAAGACCGACAGCTGAAAGAAGCTTCCCCTGCTGGGATCAAAGCCGCTGCCGGGGGTGTCAACAACACCGCATGTAAAAATGTTGCGAAGGGAAAAGAAGACAGACTGGCGACCGTCGCCACCGTATGAGAAACCGGCTCAAAAGTCAATTGCCTTTAATCAGCTCATTCTCTTGGTCTCAATCTCCAACGCCACTTCACTAATGACTTTCGCTGCACAGCCAAGCACATTCAGCGCGGCTTCAAACTCCCACAGACTTTTGGCCCGTTTCAGAGCCTTAAGCGGTTTCGCCCGCTCCGGGTCATCCAGGTAGGCAATTTCCTTGAGCACCTGCGTGTCGCCACAGAACACCCGACCATAGCGCGTCGCCATCTCCCGCAGATAGCAACCAAGCTCCGCCCACCGCTCCGTCGGGCCCGGCTCAGGGTTCGCCTCACCACGCGAACGCCGGAACAGCAGCGGATCGGTAATCGCCCCCCGTCCCAGCATCAGACCGGCGGCACTGGTCTCCGCCAGCACCAGCCTGCCGGATATCGCCGTTGGCAATCACCGGTAGCCGCGTCTCCCGCACCACCCGTGCGGTCACCCGATGATCGGCATATGCGTCATGAACGTCTCCTGACTTCAAACTTCGTTGCTTTTCCACCCTTCACTCAGATGAAGGGCGAAAATCAACCACAGCCGATTGAAGCCGCAATAAAAATGTGAAAGTATCCCAGGAAGTCTGACCAGAAGATGGGGCCATTGCTTCTTCCCTGAGGGGAGGTAAACTTTCGATTATTACAAGTCTATCAGCCGGATTTTCCATGGGACTTCTGGGAAAAAATGCCTGCTCCACTCTTCAATCGATTCTGGCATGCATTGTCATTGTACTGCTTGCAGGTGCCCTGGCTGCCTGTGCTGCCTTCAGCGATCTGAAAAACAAGCTTTCCCTGCTCGCCGAGTCCCTCACCAGCATGAGATGCCTCGTGGCATCTGTTGCTCCCTGCCTCCCGTGCGGCATCAAGGCATCCGACGTCACCATCTGCTCGACCTCCGGAGTACCGCTGTTCCAGGCAAAGGAGTTGCGTACCCAGGTCAACCTGTTCCGATACCTGCGGAAGAATGGAAAACCAAGTGAACTTTTCGATACACTGGTCGGCGATCAGATCAAGCTGACCCTCATCCGGAATGAACGCGGAGAGTGGGAATTGCCCCGGCTGGCAAGTCCACGGAGAACCGGCAGTTCCGCACAGGGGGGTGAAGCTTCACCTCGTCATTTGATTTTCACGAACGTCACCATCCTGGTCAAAACCGGGAAAGGAGAAGCAAGCCGCTTCTACAGGAGCGTGGAAGCCGATCTCGATCCCATCGAAAATATCGTAAACCTGAAGCTGGCCGGTATCAACGAGTCGGCCAGAATAGCGCTCGCAAAAGGAGCCGCCAAACGGTACGCACTACAGGCGGAGAACTTCTCGATGGCTCTCCTTGCGCCGGTGTCGTCGTTCCCTCTCCCCTTTGCAAACCTGACGCTAAACGGCATCTTGGGAGCGACCACAAGTGACGATCAGAACTTCGCCGTCCAAGGGAACGGCAGGCTAACGACACAAGGTCTCTGCAGCCGGGTGATATCTTCCAGAACGTTAGAGAGCTTCAGTCTGCCCTTTGCCCTGCAGGCCGTTCTTAACCGTTCCGGAATTGAAAACATGATCGCAAAGATCAGCCTGGCAGGTGAAACTGCCACCATTCAGGGGGATGTGAAGGGCTGGGAAAAGCCAGTCATAGATCTGAAAATGAACTTTTCCGGTTTCGCCTATGACGGCGCGATCTCCGCATTACCCCCGTCACTTCATCCCAGCCTGCCCGATATCAGGCTCTCCGGCAGCATGACCGGGACGTTCAGTTTGCATTTGGAAATGGAGAACCCCGACAGCCTGGATTACAGCTACACTGGCCACACGGATTCGGTGGAGATCCTGGACCTGGGACGGAAGATGGATATCAATCGTCTCAAGGGCCCTTTTCTCCACAAGGTAAAGATGGATCCGGAGAAGGACATCTCGGTACTGCTCAGCCCGGACAACCCCGATTTCACACCCTACCGAAAAATACCCTTTTCGCTCATAAGTGCAGTGATGGTGGCAGAGGATCTCGGTTTCTTCTCGCACAGGGGGTTCAGCAAAACAGGCATCAGGGACTCGTTGATCGAAAACCTGAAAGCTGGCAAGGTGGTGCGGGGGGCCAGCACCATCTCGATGCAACTGGCAAAGAATCTTTTCCTGTCGCCTGAAAGGACGTTAAGTCGGAAACTGGAGGAGGCGCTGATCACCGTCGCCATCGAGCAGAGCCTCGACAAGCGGCGGATACTGGAGATCTACCTGAATATTATCGAGTGGGGGAACGGCATTTACGGCATAGGCCCGGCTGCACGGTACTATTTCGGCAAAAGCCCCCAACAGCTATCACCGCGAGAGTCGGCCTTCCTGGCATCCATAATCGCCCGCCCGAAAGACTGGCGCCCCGATCCGTTTTCGAGGCTGGGCCAGGGGTGGCAGGAATACCTGCGGGTCATTCTCTGCAGGATGTATCGGATGGGTGCGGCCGACGTTGAAGATCTGCTTATCGCGGGTGTCTCTGGGGAGAGGATTGACAGTCTGACGGAAAAAGGAAGCGGGGAAGAGGATCGTGCGGATCCTCCCCCTCCAGTTCCCGATCCAGGGCGGGCTTTCTGACAGAACCTGAAAGGCCAACGGATTCAGCCCGTTGGCTGTTGCGGGAACAACAAAGGCGGCCGATTGGTCGCCTTTGATCTGACGAATGGGGTTTCCCCGGCTATTTCTCCGGTCCGCTTTTCAGCACAACCCGTCCAGGGCCGCTTCGAATGCCCGCAAGGTTTTAGCCCGCCTCAACTCCTTGAGCGGCTTTGCCAGTTCCGGATTATCCAAGTAGGCGATGATTTCCTTGATTTTATTCAGCACCTGTATATCGCCACAAAACAGCTGGCCATAACGGCTCAGCATCTCCCGCAAATAGCGGTCAAGCTCCGTGCTCCGTTCGTCCAGGCCGGGCTCGGGGCTCGCCTCACCTCGCAGGCGTCGAAACAGCAGCGGATCGGTAATCGCTCCCCGCCCCAGCATCAAACCGGCGACGCCGGTCTCCGCCAGCACCCGTTTGCCATCGGCAGTGGTGAGAATATCGCCGTTGGCAATCACCGGCAGCCGCGTCTCCCTCACCACCCGTGCGGTCACCCGATGATCGGCCTGTGCGTCATACTTCTGCACCACGGTGCGGGGATGCAGCACCAGGAAGTCCACGCCACTCGCCTCGAACAGCGGCAGCAGCGACAGGATCTGATCAGGATCGTCGTAGCCCGAACGGATCTTAACGGAGAATGAACCGCGGATC belongs to Geobacter sp. SVR and includes:
- a CDS encoding transposase, coding for MARPLRIEFPGAVYHVTSRGNARSAIFEDDDDRHIFLNVLGQVVKRFNWLCHAYCLMDNHYHLLIETQDSNLSAGMRHLNGVYTQAYNRKHGKDGHVFKGRFKSVLVEKESHLIELCRYVVLNTVRAGIVEQPEQYRWSSYLPTIGKADVPAFLCTDWLLANFSSSLSESRRLYRRFVKEGMAASVSPWAKLAGQIILGTEEFIQNAKEMIGGRETIREIPRQQRHVGRPAAAEIFLLEAVADKQERNRLIRHAYGTYGYTLTEIAQALGVHYTTISKVINCGKK
- a CDS encoding tetratricopeptide repeat protein, which produces MYSLISFATQWGSKYGGINSFNTDFLNAFGVAYSRRVQVVCIVMSATDEEMAEAWKCKVKLVPLPYKAASNELGAEEATIAINSLEKNGITFKEENTIWLGHDRITGAAAITAAKSTGSRSAIIHHMSYNHYEAFAENSQSAYEKVQVQRALLRQADVVLAVGPLLRDAASDRLDTGKSVHMLIPGLAEIKVRQAPKFFTAFMSGRLSHDSARIKQGHLSIAAFAQAHNEARNNSMPEALCNEPKLVLRGVDFESERKAAPESNVETELRKFAEEYAKCVINLHALPFTQDRETLYEDLSAASVALMPSWHEGFGLVAWEAIAAGVPLIISKKSGVYQLLKEEHPAGPGCVYPIDVRGSVEEPFFHQNDVCDVVEALKDIAKNPSDARRKAGALRNMLGVYSWTSCVGQATKAFDWPLHQGSIHKAVPPCIPLTPELDSHEKAYSPSVTPLHIPSKQWKLGIGLTDSMLLRAEEEVVCFDPARQPEVDLLNAWLDTPEWAQAIRLIAAPGGAGKTRLALELCRQRLSVGWVAGFLDTTLDIPSIWQTLKNCHKSLLIVIDYAETRQTALLALIRAMLKAPNDHSVRLLLLARAGGEWWDNLPSKDSVCENLLSSYATSLFNLPALHSDMQGRKHAYQRALQSFAEALNVTAPDISPDLSFDYFERPLYVQMAALLALHGERPITAEGLTRALLHHERRYWRGLFNTFGWAEPESLAQQLLALATLAGGFATPKEAGSYWSAAGLSVLSGSDFNTLFSTLAPLYPGKQGLQAFRPDILGEALVAQTLLQPECGNLLNAVLARTASQTIRRHALTVLARLSGSRIELYETLITVLTSHYADCCQDLVAVAVETPSDLPILAEVAYLRLAPAARSQVTGMLTSVVARESVQLAGLSCVMAEFMAEKARQKLEKKPNHLAFLAEYSSALGNYSLSLSIAGRNESALAHSLRALKLFEQLFTSDKKKYEAGYAKSLSNHASDLSDAGKNEEALEYAQQALAIRQRLAQKNPDRYEPDLATSFNNYAAHLSNAGKNEEALEYAQQALTIYQRLAQKNPDRYEPDLASSLNNYATHLSDAGKNEEALEYAQQSLTIRQHLAQKNPDRYEPDLASSLNNYATHLSDAGKNAEALEYAQQSLTIRQRLAQKNPDRYDPDLAMSLNNYAADLGNAGKSEEGLVCVQQALAINQRLAQKNPDRYDPDLATSLNNYTAHLGDAGKSEEAIVYAQQALAINQRLAQKNPDRYDPDLAMSLNRYATHLSDAGKDEEALLYVRQALAIRQRLAEKSLKRFADDLYCTVCYESFLSWLSNYPGKIIELTQLLLSVPSHRRLLLELYAAFVYGCWSEDQESRSEAFAKVISNWSNLTTVAKKEAESYWLCTVAWCDRFFPDMIESLDWQSVWGDYVLQRKGHVPAWLNNVSRRLNFSWPKVMSQ
- a CDS encoding biosynthetic peptidoglycan transglycosylase codes for the protein MGLLGKNACSTLQSILACIVIVLLAGALAACAAFSDLKNKLSLLAESLTSMRCLVASVAPCLPCGIKASDVTICSTSGVPLFQAKELRTQVNLFRYLRKNGKPSELFDTLVGDQIKLTLIRNERGEWELPRLASPRRTGSSAQGGEASPRHLIFTNVTILVKTGKGEASRFYRSVEADLDPIENIVNLKLAGINESARIALAKGAAKRYALQAENFSMALLAPVSSFPLPFANLTLNGILGATTSDDQNFAVQGNGRLTTQGLCSRVISSRTLESFSLPFALQAVLNRSGIENMIAKISLAGETATIQGDVKGWEKPVIDLKMNFSGFAYDGAISALPPSLHPSLPDIRLSGSMTGTFSLHLEMENPDSLDYSYTGHTDSVEILDLGRKMDINRLKGPFLHKVKMDPEKDISVLLSPDNPDFTPYRKIPFSLISAVMVAEDLGFFSHRGFSKTGIRDSLIENLKAGKVVRGASTISMQLAKNLFLSPERTLSRKLEEALITVAIEQSLDKRRILEIYLNIIEWGNGIYGIGPAARYYFGKSPQQLSPRESAFLASIIARPKDWRPDPFSRLGQGWQEYLRVILCRMYRMGAADVEDLLIAGVSGERIDSLTEKGSGEEDRADPPPPVPDPGRAF
- a CDS encoding tRNA-dihydrouridine synthase, yielding MTMLPWQPGTTPLMLAPMQGLTNRALRGYFIEQVRPDVIFTEFMRVKAGAVSPLLPADVRDISPEQDGVPLVVQLVGHGRDLLVAAARTAQEAGARHINLNMGCPYGRMGGGLTGGGMLRSPDDLAEIIPALREAIRGSFSVKIRSGYDDPDQILSLLPLFEASGVDFLVLHPRTVVQKYDAQADHRVTARVVRETRLPVIANGDILTTADGKRVLAETGVAGLMLGRGAITDPLLFRRLRGEASPEPGLDERSTELDRYLREMLSRYGQLFCGDIQVLNKIKEIIAYLDNPELAKPLKELRRAKTLRAFEAALDGLC